CCGTCTGGAGAAGCGCACATAATGCCCGCTTGCATCGTATCGCCGGGTAGGTAGGTTAACCTGAACAGCTTGTATTCTGAAGTATCATCTCGGTAAGCGATGTGGATGGCTTCCTGGCGACGTTCGACTCGCAGGTGGAGAACGTCAGGCGGGTTGGGTAGGGGCATCATCGACCAGTCGGAATAGTCGTGGGTAACGACGGCGCTCAGATTTTGGACTCCATCGACAAACTCAATCCCGGTTTTGATCCAGTGGTTTTCATCTATCCGCAGCATAATCCCGGCCTGGTCATAGAGATCGGTGTAGTTCCCGCGAATGCCGACCTCCATGACAAA
Above is a window of Candidatus Obscuribacterales bacterium DNA encoding:
- a CDS encoding DUF1349 domain-containing protein — its product is MQWLNEPPEWSYSGHRLIVKTAPKTDFWRTTHYGFIRDTGHFYFDTFSTDFVMEVGIRGNYTDLYDQAGIMLRIDENHWIKTGIEFVDGVQNLSAVVTHDYSDWSMMPLPNPPDVLHLRVERRQEAIHIAYRDDTSEYKLFRLTYLPGDTMQAGIMCASPDGHGFEASFEGFPS